A window of Geothrix edaphica genomic DNA:
CGCTGGGCGTTCTGCATGGTGCGGCTCACGCTCATCTTCAGCTTCTGGGCCGATTCCTGCTGCAGCTTGGCGGTGGTGAAGGGGGCGGCGGGGTTCCGCTTCTTCTCCTTGGTCTCCAGGCTGGTGACCGTGTAGGTGGCCTTCTCCAGCTTGGCCTTCAGGTCCTTGGCCTGGACGGCGTCCGCCACGCGACGCTTGGTCTCCTTGTTGCCCAGCTGCAGGGCCTCGCCGCCCACCTTCACCAGCTTCATCCAGAAGCTGGGGGGCAGCTTGGCGGCGAACCGGCCCTTCAGCACCCAGTACTCGACGGGGTTGAAGGCCAGGATCTCCTTCTCGCGGTCCACGATGATGCGCACGGCCACGCTCTGGACGCGGCCGGCCGAGAGGCCCCGGCGCACCTTGTCCCAGAGCACCTGGCTCACCTTGTAGCCCACCAGGCGGTCCAGCACGCGGCGGGCCCGCTGGGCGTCCACCAGCTTCTTATTAATGACCGTGGGCGCGGCCATGGCCTTCTGGATGCCCGCCGGGGTGATCTCGTTAAACAGGACCCGGCTCACCGGCAGGCTCTTGGGCGGCTTGATGGCCTCCAGCAGGTGCCAGCTGATGGCCTCCCCCTCGCGGTCGGGGTCGGTGGCGAGCACGAGCTCGGAGGCGGACTTGGCGGCGGTGCGCAGCTCCCGGACCACCTTCTCCTTGGCCGGGCTGATCTCGTATTCCTCCTGGAACCCGTTCTCGATGTCCACGCCCAGCTTGCGGGGCAGATCCCGGATGTGGCCCACGGAGGCCATGACCTTGTACCCCTTGCCCAGGTACTTGGTGATGGTCTTGGCCTTGGAGGGGCTTTCGACGATCACGAGCTTCGAGCCCTTCACGGTGGGCTCGGCGGGGCTTGGTGCACCGGCATCGTCTTGCTTCAGCTTCCTGGCCACGGCGGAACTCCTAGGGGCCTAAGGATGGAACCTAAGGGCGGAGGTTTGTCAAGTGACTGGGGTGGGGCCGAGGTCCTCCAGGAGGTCGGCAGGCGATAGGCAAATGCGTGCGGCGCCTTCCCTTAGCAAGGCATTGGGGCCCTCGGCGGAAGGATCTTCCGGCGCCCCGGGGCAGACCCAGAGCTCCCGGCCCAGGTCGAGGGCGAGGCGGGCGGTGACCAGGGAGCCGGACTTCAGGCGGGCCTCGGTGACCAGGACGCCGTCCGACCAGGCCGCCAGCAGCCAGTTGCGCCGGGGGAAGTGCCATTTCCGGGGCGGGGCCTCGGGCGGGAAGGGGGTGATGACCCCGCCCCCGGCCGCCACCATGCGGTCCATGAGGTCGCGGTGCTCCGGCGGGTAGGGGTGGTCCAGGCCCGAGCCCATGACGCCCCAGGTGGCGGCCAGGCCCGACTCGGCTTCGAGGGCCCCCGTGTGGGCGGCCCCGTCGATGCCCCGGGCCAGGCCCGAGATCACGGCCACGCCCGCCTCTGTGAGTGCCTTCGCCCAGGCCCGCGTGCGCTCCCGCCCGCGGCGACTGGCCACGCGGCTGCCCACGATGGCGATGCGCCGGGCCCCGCTCGAGGAGGGCGGCGGCAGCGTCCCCCGCACCCACAGGGCCACGGGGTAGGGCAGGGGCGCCTGGAGGGTGTCCACGCCCGGATCCCCCGGCAGCAGCAGGCGGGCGCCCTGGTCCTGGGCCTCCTGGCGGCGGCGGGGCAGGTCGTCCGCCAGGTGGGCCAGGGTGTCGGCCTGCGTGGCGGTCAGGCTGGGCTCGACCCCGGCCTGGAGGGCCTCCCAGGCCTCGGCCTTCCAGCGTTCCGGCCAGTCCAGCACGGTGAAGGCGAGGGCCCAGAGGGCGAGGTCCATGGGGTGTTCCGGTAGGATGGAGGCTATCGTGGCCACCTGAAGTAGTGGAGCGCAAGGGCTTTCCCCTTGCGTTCCCTCCGTACATGGCTACACTGGTTCTCTTGGCTGTTTTCACTTCTGGCTCGTGAGGTTCCCATGTCCCGTCAGTGCGAAGTCTGTGGCAAGAAGCCCCAGTTCGGGAACAACGTCTCCCATTCCAACAACGTCACCAAGCGCCGCTGGAACCCGAACATCCAGCGCGTGCGCGCCCTGGTGGGCGGCGCCCCCAAGCGCCTGCGCGTCTGCACCTCCTGCATCCAGGCCGGCAAGGTCCTGAAGGCGGTCTAAGGTTCAGGCACAACCTCGAAGCGGCGGCCGGACGGCCGCCGCTTCGCGTTCGGTCCGGGCCCGCCTGTCACACTGACCTCATGCTCCTCGCCCTCGACACCACCACGGAGATCCTGCACCTGGCGCTGATCCGGGGCGAGCGGGCGTGGGCGCGGCGGGTGCTGTCGGGCGTGGGGCGGGGGCACAGCGAGCGCCTGATCCCCACCCTGGACGAGCTCATGGCCGAGGCGGGCGCGCGGCCCGCGGACCTGACCGGCGTGGCCGCCTGCCTGGGGCCCGGGGGTTTCACCAGCCTGCGCATCGGCGTGGCCACGGCCGAGGGCTTCGGCCTCACGGGCCTGCCCACCTGGGGCTTCTCCGCCTTCGCCCTGCGGGCCGAGGCGCTGCGCCGGACGGGTGTGGCCGGACCCTTCTGGATCCTCCTGGACGGCCAGCGCAGCGAGGCCTTCCACCAGCGCTGGACCGACGACGGTCCCACGGAACCCGCCGCCAAGCACCCCCTGGCCACGCTGCCGGAGCGAGTGGGCGCCGAGCCCTGGTGGGCCCCGGAGGCCTTCGCCCCCAAGGTGGAGGCCCTGCTGCCCGCGGCCCAGCGCATCCCCCTGGCGGACGAGGGCGAGGCCACCCTGGCGGGCCTGGCGACCCTGGCGCGGCGGGTCTCCCAGGGGCCTCCCGAGGCGCCCCTGGTGCCCTTCTACCTGCGGGAGACCGATGCGGAAGTGAACTTCCCCCACGCCGCCGCCCACCTGCCCGAGGCCCTGCGGAAGGGCGTGGCGCGATGAGAAGGCGCCCGGAGGTGGAGGTGCTGAGGCTGGCGGAGGCGGCGCCCCTGCCGGAGTGGGTCTCGCGGCTGGACCGGCTGGCCTTCGGCGCGGCCTGGACCAGCCTGGCCCCCCACGAGGCCCTGTGGGTCATTCCCGAGCTGGCCTTCGCCCGGTGGTCCCGGGTGCCCGCGGCCGGGGAGGCGGAGCTGCTGCGCATCGCCGTGGCACCGGAGGCCCGGGGGCAGGGCCTGGGCCTTGTCCTGTTGGAGGCCTGCCAGCGCGACCTGGCCGGGGAGGGCCTGGTCCATCTCTTCCTGGAGGTGCGGCCCTCCAACGACCATGCCATCCGCCTCTACGAAGCCTGCGGCTGGGAGACCTGCGGCCGCCGCCACCGGTACTACACCGACGGCGAGGACGCGCTGCTGTTC
This region includes:
- the tsaB gene encoding tRNA (adenosine(37)-N6)-threonylcarbamoyltransferase complex dimerization subunit type 1 TsaB: MLLALDTTTEILHLALIRGERAWARRVLSGVGRGHSERLIPTLDELMAEAGARPADLTGVAACLGPGGFTSLRIGVATAEGFGLTGLPTWGFSAFALRAEALRRTGVAGPFWILLDGQRSEAFHQRWTDDGPTEPAAKHPLATLPERVGAEPWWAPEAFAPKVEALLPAAQRIPLADEGEATLAGLATLARRVSQGPPEAPLVPFYLRETDAEVNFPHAAAHLPEALRKGVAR
- the dprA gene encoding DNA-processing protein DprA — translated: MDLALWALAFTVLDWPERWKAEAWEALQAGVEPSLTATQADTLAHLADDLPRRRQEAQDQGARLLLPGDPGVDTLQAPLPYPVALWVRGTLPPPSSSGARRIAIVGSRVASRRGRERTRAWAKALTEAGVAVISGLARGIDGAAHTGALEAESGLAATWGVMGSGLDHPYPPEHRDLMDRMVAAGGGVITPFPPEAPPRKWHFPRRNWLLAAWSDGVLVTEARLKSGSLVTARLALDLGRELWVCPGAPEDPSAEGPNALLREGAARICLSPADLLEDLGPTPVT
- a CDS encoding GNAT family N-acetyltransferase, which produces MRRRPEVEVLRLAEAAPLPEWVSRLDRLAFGAAWTSLAPHEALWVIPELAFARWSRVPAAGEAELLRIAVAPEARGQGLGLVLLEACQRDLAGEGLVHLFLEVRPSNDHAIRLYEACGWETCGRRHRYYTDGEDALLFQRMG
- the rpmB gene encoding 50S ribosomal protein L28, with product MSRQCEVCGKKPQFGNNVSHSNNVTKRRWNPNIQRVRALVGGAPKRLRVCTSCIQAGKVLKAV